The Jaculus jaculus isolate mJacJac1 chromosome 1, mJacJac1.mat.Y.cur, whole genome shotgun sequence nucleotide sequence CCGGTAGATGAGGGTCTCATCCTCGCTGCTGTTGTACTGGATTTGAAACATCCACACAGGGTCAGCTGGCCGCCCTGGGCCCCAGCTCACCAGCCCTGAGGTGGCCGTCACTTCTGTCACCTGCACAGCAGGCTCAGACTCCAGAGTCCCCTCACCTTCAGCAGCAGTTCTAGCTGAGGCAGCAATGTCCGAGGGCCCAGGGCGCCCCCCCTCAGCACTGGTATTCCCTCCATGGGGCAAGGCCAGTACCCGGAGCTCTACTCGGGCTGTGGCCTCACCAGCTGGGTTGGTGGCAATGCAGGTATAGTCTCCCGCATCCCCAGCGCCTGTCACCCCAATCTCTAGGGTCCCATTGGGGAAAGCCCAGGCTCGGGAGGAGTTGCCAACCAGCCGATCATCAGGGCCAACCCAATGCATGGTGGGTGCAGGGTCACCAAGAGCCCGACACCGTAGAGTGGCCCGCTGGCCCTCCAGCACCCACAGGCGCTGTGTGTGGCGAGCAATGAGGGGTGGCTCACAGGAGAACTCGCCCTCGGGCACTGCCCAGAAGTAACGGCCTGCCAGGCCTGGTGGAGAGGCGCAGGTCTCCAGGTCATCAGGCCGGGCCAGGCGCCGTAGCCACAGCAGCTCGCAGTTGCAGTGCAGTGGGTTCCCACTGAAGCTCAACACCAGAGGGGCAGGTGAGGCCTCAGCGTCCCGCCCCCTGGAAAAAAGTGGGTCAGGTGCTAATGTGGCCAGCCGGTTAGACGTGAGGTCAAGGCGGGAAAGCTGGCCAAGCTGGGCAAAGGCGCCTGGGGGCAGTGCATCGATGAGGTTGTGGTCCAGGTTGAGGGTGTGTAGGGCAGGCATGGCACCGATGCCAGCCCAGGGCACCTGCCTGAGGTTGTTGTAGGACAGGTCCAGGTCCTCAAGGCTCTCGAGGAAGTCGTCAAAGGCCCCTGGCGCAATGCGGCCCAGCTGGTTACCACTAAGTATGAGGTGCTGCAGGTTGACAGGCCCTCGAAGGCTGCTGCTGCCCAGTTCCACCAGCCTGTTGCCATCCAAGTGCAAAGAACGCAGGCTCTCCAGGTCCCCAAAGGCACGGGCCCCAATACGGGTGATGGCATTGCGAGACAGGGTCAGGTCCACCAGCCCTGTCATGTTGCGGAAGTCGGGTGGCCCCAGAGCCTGAATGAAGTTGTCAGCCAGGCGCAGTTCCACTGTGCGCCGGTCCACGTTGGGTGGCACAAACAACAGGCCTCGGTGGGCACAAAGGGTGCTGAGTGACTCCGACAGGTTCTGGCAGACACAGGGCAGCGGGCAAGCAGCAGCTCCACTGGCCAGCAGGAGCAGTAGGAGCGGAGGGGCCATGGTCAGTGCCCTGTGGGGAAGGGCCACAGCCCAGGCACAGGTGGGGTTGGTGTTGGTGCCCACTTGTGCCTAGGGCACAGTCCCAGGAGCCAGTTTCCAGAGCCTGGCCTGGGGAAGGGTTGGGTCAGAAGCTCAAGGACCccagggagaaaaaaaggttGGGGCTGCAGGCCCCCCAGAGTAAAGGTCACATTTCCCAAGCAGTTGAGGGGAGTCCAGGTGCTGGGGACAAGGTGAGGCATGAGGCAGGAAGCGGAGGTGGGCCGACAGCAGGGAGGGTCCCGGAACTTCCTTTTCCTGGCCTTCCTTGAAATTGTCAGTCCCCTCCCCCCTCTGAGCTTTCCCCTCCAGGGCTGGGTAAGGCGTCCCCTAAATCCCTTGTGTGGATTGTAGCCCCTCCCCAAGCGGACTCCGTGCTGCGCCCTGAGGCCCCCTCACCTGGTATCTGTCGCTCAGGGGGAGCGGGCCGGCCTCCCCGCAGGCCCAGCCGGCCCCTGCCGGCTCCAGGCCGCTCTCCCACGGGGATCAGACCTGGCCCGCCAGCTGTGCACCCTCCGGCCCATGGCGATTGGGCCCGCGGCCCCGGCTGTCTCCTGTCTTGGTTCCCAGCACCTTTTCCCCGGCGAGGTTCGCGGCAGCAGCGACAGGCAGGCGGGTGCGCGCTGGCGGGTACGCGCGCGGCGGACACGCACGTGGAGGGCGGACCTGAAGGAGCGCGCGAGGATCCTCACGGGCCCGAGCTGGCTCCCGAGGTCACAGGGACACGCAGCCCCTGCAGCGTCCACGGGTGGCACCCAGTCACGCCCGAGGTTCTGGCTGGTACAATCCTGCCTGTTGTCCCCGATGCTGCCGCAGTGCACTCACCCTGGTATAGGCACACGCGCCCCTGGCCACCCTGGCGTCCGGGAATCCTGCACTGCTCAGGCTCCCAGCACGGCTCTGCAGACCGTCAGACAAAGCTCCAGATCGCTGGCTCTTTCACCATCTCCCAGAGACAGGTCCTTGTCACATGTCGCTGGGCACCCTCCCCAACACGCCCACATATGCCCACACACCCACACTTCCCCCGCACCCACGGGTAGGGCCAGGCGCAAACCCGCACTGTTGCTGAGACCCTCGCATTCACAGACACACGCTGAAGGTCACCACCGTTCTGCATCACCGAGTCACGTGGAGGGTCCCCCAACAAGGACAGGCCTGGGGGGGCTGGGGCGGCGCCCCTCGGCAGGACTGCTGCGGGGTGGGGCTGAGAGGGCTCGGCCTCCGGGCTGGCTGCACGCCCCGCCCCGTCTTGAGCCCCTCCCTCTTCCCCGTCCCCCGCCCGACCAGTTTGCCAGACTCCAGAGCCTCTGCCTCTGGCCCGATTGGTTTGCGCTGCTCGGTTTCCCAGCAGGCCGGTGGTGGCACGCTGTTTGAAGCTGTGCGTCAGTGGTCCTCCTAGTCGCAGCCCCACCCCCTCCTCCCTACAGGAGCCCTGTTCCTAGGTGTGAGGAGGCTTCAGATACCTGAGGGCTTGGAGGGGAGTGCTGAGAGGTTGTAACCAGGTCAGTCACCCTAATCCTTAAGTTTGTGCCTGCAGCCAGAAGTATTTAACCCAGTCGAAAAATATTATATGCCCGTATTCCCTCTTCCTCTGGCTATCCAGATCCCCTCCTTTCCAGTCCCCTCCCTGTGTTCCCAGGAGCCGGTTCAGGAACTCTGGGAAACTAGAAACAGGATTCTAGTCCTGCCTGACACAGCTCTGCTGCCTTGGGAAAGttatttaaccactgaaacaATTTCCTCTTGTAGACCGGGAGGGATTGCAGGTTCATTTCCTGAGATACGGGGATGAGAGGGAACCTACAACTCGAGGGACCTCACTCCCAACCTGGAAACCAGTTTACTCTCGCCACTGCCTGTTCTCCACTGTTGCTTTTATAAAGGTTGGCTTGTTAGTCTGATCAGTTCTGATGTGACGTGACATCAGATACTTggttgtgtcccccccccccaagtatttcattgggtgtggtggtgaatgcctttaatcccagcattctggacatataggtaggagggctgctgcgagttcgaggctaacctgagagagtacacagtgaattccaggtcagcctggactagagagagaccctaccctgaaaaaccacacacatagAAAAAATTCCACTCACTGAGCATACATGAGTACTGGTATCTGCCATGTGCCACTCTGCTGGGAGCCAGCTGGGTCcagctcctgccatcatggagctcccagTGTTAAGGCAATGATGGTGGCTTGAGTAGCTGCAAAGGGAAAGAATCTGAatcaagagggaaagagaaacagggtCCTGTAAGGGTCCTTGTCACCTTTATGTACCTATGGGTTCTTTAGATAGTTTAACTGGTTGCCTTGCTACTCAAATGCCGTGCTGGGTCTAAATGTaatattcctttttctttagGGCAGGCACTAATTTccaggagacaggcagatctatcactctagtccaggcatgAGGCAGTGATGGCTGCCCTCCCACTGCAGTGACCAGTGTCTGTCAGGCACCCTTCCTGTCCTGTTCTCCAGGTGATAGAAGCCCTCTGGTGACAGGGGATTCCTATGGAAGGTGCCACAGAGATTGTGAATGAGTAATATGCACAGGCGCCCCCATGTAGCCAAGGCCACATTCATGGTCATGGGCTGTCTCACAGTGCTGGCCCAAGTTTCATGTGGCCTGACTCCAGAGTACCAAGGGCGTGAGGGATGCACACAAGCAAGGTCGGATTCCATTGGAACCTAGTAGAAAGGAGAGACCATCATGTCTTGCTGAGAGGGTAGGAGGAGGGGATAAAAGTGGCCTTCACTCATAGAAGCAGGCACTAAGTAGAAGAGGCACAAGAGTAGAAGGTTCTCTTGGGGTGGCGAAGGGTGACCGTGTTGAGGCAGCCCAAGGGAAGTTGTGGCCTGAGCAGAAGAGGTTACAAGTCCAGAGTTGGCCATAGACAGTTTTCTATCCTAATCAGTAGCACAGGAGGGTGGGTGGCAAGGGTATGGGTTCTAGCTTTTGGTAACTGGGTAATGGGCAAGGCAGGGTAGAGCTCCCGGGAGGGTTGTATAGGGAGAGGCCAGGGGGTGGGTCCACCTTTGAGTCCTGGCACTGAAGAGTTGAGTGAGGTGTCTCAGGAAGATTGGAATGTGCAAAACAGAAGGGTAGAGTGGACAGCAGAAGAGCTAGATGTCCGAGGAGCCCAGGGAGAATCAAGGTGGGAGCTGGTAGTAAAAGGGCAGGAGGATGCCTGCTAGACTTAGGTAAGAGGAGGTGACTCAGTGAGAGGGAGTGTGTGTTAAAGGTGGGGACTTCCTTCAAGAAGCATGCCTGGTGAGGGCTAAAAGGTGGTGGTGTGCATGGTACTGTAGGGGAGGCTGAGCCAAGTTCTAGGCCATGGGGAGGAGCCATTTTCCAGAACCCAGAAGCAGAAGCGGGTGCAAGGACATGTGCTCTTGGGGGGTTAACAAGGTTAAAGGATGAGCATGCAGCCACTGGTAGCTTAGGGGATTGCAGAATGATTGGTGAGATGGTAGAGGTCTAGAAACTTCTGTTCTAGAACAGTGCCTgtagccttttctttcttctccatacaAACTGTTCAGTGACACCCATCCACCTCTGTCCTGCAGACCAACATCCCCTTCCTGCAGAATGTACTCAACAACCAGCAGTTCCTGTCCGGCACTGTGGACACCCAGTTCATCGATGAGAACCCTGAACTCTTCCAGCTGCGGCCCGCACAGAACCGGGCCCAGAAGCTGCTACACTACCTCGGTCTGCCCACACTgcccttctcccctcctctcctccttgtACCTACTCCTGGCCCCAGGCCCTTAGCCCTGCCCTTATTCTGGTCCTCCGTGTGGCCTTAAATAGGTCTCCACTGCCCGGACCCAAAAGACCCTGCTCTGAGTAGACAGGGCAACTGGAAGACTGGGTATCCTGGAGGACTGTCCCCAAGTCTGCCTGTTCACATTGCTGCCCTCAATTCTGTCCTGACCTATTGCTCATTCTCTCCACAGGACACGTCATGGTGAATGGCCCCACCACTCCAATTCCTGTCAAGGCCAACCCCAGCCCTGTAGACCCCATGGTCCCTGCAGTGCCCATAGGTGAGTGACACCCATGTTACTCAAGGAGGAAGCAGGAGCCTGCAGGATGGGTGTTAATGCCTTTGTCTGCCCTAGGCCCACCTCCGCCTGGGTTCCGAGATATACTCCTGAGAGAGGGCCCAGAGGGCTTTGCTCGTGCCGTGCGGAACCACCAGGGGCTGCTGCTGATGGACACGACTTTCCGGGATGCTCACCAGTCACTGCTGGCCACGCGTGTGCGCACCCACGATCTCAAAAAGATTTCACCCTATGTCGCCCACAGCTTCAACAAGCTCTTCAGCATAGAGAACTGGGGAGGTAGGCTAGAGGAGGGCTGGGATGTTGCAAAGaattggtaggaattgagtgttcagCCACAAAGGCCCAGGCACTGAGAGAAGCTAGAGATGTTGACAATGAGACAACCAAAAAGTGACAGTTGAAGAGGTCACTGTGTTTACTTGCTCCACAAACAACTGCAGCCAGCGCCTGCTGGCCTTGAGTGCTTGAGGTTGCAGAGCTGGGGCACAGGCACCATTCTGAGCACTTTGGGAGCAGGGAGGAACTAAACCCCGCATGGAGGAGGGGAGGTTGTGAGGGCGGGTGCAGAGCGAGCACAAGTGAGCCTGAGCGGCCCAGAGCATCAACAAGAGAGAGGCTGGTGGGTCAGCACTGGGAACACAAGGAACCCTGGAGGTGAGGAGAGGCCAGAGGCTTGTCACAGAGCTGCAGGGTGTCATGGGGTCGTCATAACATGCAGAGTGACCAGCCTGTCCGTCCCCGCGCAGGAGCCACATTTGACGTTGCCATGCGCTTCTTGTACGAGTGCCCCTGGCGGCGGCTGCAGGAGCTCCGGGAGCTCATCCCCAACATCCCATTCCAGATGCTGCTTCGGGGGGCCAATGCCGTGGGCTACACAAACTACCCTGACAACGTGGTCTTCAAGTGAGCCTGGGTTGGGTGGGCAGACACAGCATAGTGGGACCACACAGTGATGGATTATGCTCTCTGCGGTGGGCAGAAAACACTGTGTGTAGCCACACCTCACAGAGGCTGCCGTTTGGAAGTGGCATAGCAGTTGTTCTGGCAGGATTGAAGGTAGCTCATAGCATTAGAGACTCAGGAGACATGGCGTGGAGCTGGGTAGGACTAGGCCTTAGGGCTTTTGTTTAGTGCTCTCATCCACAGCCTGCAAAGCAGACAACCTCACTGATCTTACAGGCTGGGGCAGGCTGAAGACAACATGACATGTGACTAGCACAGGAGCCAGCTCTGCCCAGTGCCTCTGAGGCTCCTCTACCCAGCCCAGGCTCCCTTGGAGAAGGCCTTGTTGAGGCTCACTCTCTCCTGCCAGGCCAGACTTCATTCCCTAGGGACTCTAGTACAGGCCAGGGACCAGAAGGAAGTACAAGAAGgacaggaggagccctggaggtgagcagaggccagaggttcagGCCATGGAGCTATAGGGCATGGTGGGGTATGGTAGGACTCACCTCTGGTTTCTCCCCCATCAGGTTCTGTGAAGTGGCCAAAGAGAACGGCATGGACGTCTTCCGGGTCTTTGACTCCCTCAACTACTTGCCAAACATGCTACTGGGCATGGAAGCAGCAGGCAATGCTGGGGGTGTGGTGGAGGCTGCCATCTCATACACAGGCGATGTGGCTGACCCCAGCCGCACTAAATACTCACTGCAGTACTACACGGGCTTAGCTGAAGAGTTAGTACGAGCTGGCACTCACATCCTGTGCATCAAGGTACCTGGGCCTCGTGCCAGTCTCTTCCATTCAGCCCTCGCCCACCATGGCCTCCACCAACACACATCAGGTCCCTGCTTACCATCTTTCTCCGTCTCTCCTCTGCACTTCCTTAGGACATGGCAGGGCTGCTGAAGCCAGCAGCCTGCACCATGCTGGTCAGCTCTCTTCGGGACCGCTTCCCTGACCTCCCGCTGCACATCCACACCCATGACACGTCAGGGGCAGGTGTGGCAGCCATGCTGGCCTGTGCTCAGGCTGGCGCTGATGTAGTGGATGTGGCAGCCGACTCCATGTCTGGGATGACCTCACAGCCCAGCATGGGAGCGTTGGTGGCCTGTACCAGAGGGACTCCCCTGGACACAGGTAGGAAGGAGCAGCCCATAGCCATGCCCCTCTCAAAACTGCAGCCACCTCCAGTCCCAGTAGAGTCTGGCACATCTAGAATCTATAGGCCTTACTCTGGCCTAGCCTTCTTCTCCCACCCAAGTTTGAGATGGGATTTGGGCTGTCTGGGTCCTTGGAGGAGGTCCTAGGAGTTTTTAGACACCTGGTCAAGCTCTCTGACTCTGGCCTCCCTGCAGAGGTGCCCCTGGAGCGTGTGTTCGACTACAGTGAGTACTGGGAGGGGGCTCGGGGACTGTACGCAGCCTTTGACTGCACGGCTACCATGAAGTCTGGCAACTCGGACGTGTATGAAAATGAGATCCCAGGGGGCCAGTACACCAACCTACACTTCCAGGCCCACAGCATGGGGCTTGGCTCCAAGTTCAAGGAGGTCAAGAAGGCCTATGTGGAGGCCAACCAGATGCTGGGTGACCTGATAAAGGTGAGCAAGGGCTAGTGCTCTTACTGACAGCCCTGCACACTCCTGCCTCTGAGACTGGCCTCCTAATATCTAGAAATCTTTCCCCTCAGGTGACACCTTCCTCCAAGATTGTGGGGGACTTGGCCCAGTTTATGGTGCAGAATGGGTTGACCCGGGCAGATGCTGAAGCTCAAGCAGAAGAGCTGTCCTTCCCTCGCTCCGTGGTGGAGTTCCTGCAGGGCTACATTGGGGTTCCCCATGGGGGGTTCCCTGAGCCCTTTCGCTCTAAGGTAGGGAAGGCCCAGCATGATGTAAGGTGGGAACTGGGTGCAagaaccaggcctgaccctgtcTGCTTTGCTCCTCAGGTGCTAAAGGACCTACCAAGGATAGAGGGGCGGCCTggagcctctctccctcccctgaaCCTACAAGCACTGGAGAAGGAGCTGATAGAGAGGCATGGGGAGGAAGTGACCCCAGAGGATGTGCTCTCAGCAGCCATGTACCCTGATGTCTTCACCCAATTCAAGGACTTCACAGCCACATTTGGCCCCCTGGATAGCCTCAATACCCGTCTCTTTCTGCAAGGACCCAAAATTGCAGAGGAGTTCGAGGTCAGTAGTTCTGGTGCTTGTCTACACTCAGCTCTGCCCAGGCTCTGTGGTCTCAGGAGCTTTTTGAGCAGAAGGGACCCTTGGAGACCAGGAGCTAGGCCTTTACATGTGAGGAGTTGAGACAGGATGGACTCCCCCTGGGGCCGGGGTCCAGAGTTTGGGGCCTGCTCTCCTGACTTCCTTCCCTGCTCTGGCCCTGGTGTATTTTCTGCAGGTGGAACTCGAACGGGGCAAGACACTGCACATCAAAGCCCTGGCTGTGAGTGACCTGAACcgagctggccagaggcaggtctTCTTTGAACTCAATGGGCAGTTACGGTCCATCTTGGTTAAGGACACTCAAGCTATGAAGGTATGGTTTCCCCAGGGCTAGCAGGGTGGTAGGGATGGGCCTTACTTGGTATCTCACGTCTCCTCTGCCTTCTGCAGGAAATGCATTTCCACCCCAAGGCTCTGAAGGATGTGAAAGGCCAAATAGGGGCACCCATGCCTGGCAAGGTGATAGACATCAAGGTGGCAGCAGGAGCCAAGGTGGCTAAGGGCCAGCCCCTCTGTGTGCTCAGTGCCATGAAGATGGAGACTGTGGTGACTTCGCCCATGGAGGGGACTGTCCGCAAGGTCCATGTGACCAAGGACATGACACTGGAAGGTGATGACCTCATCTTGGAGATTGAGTGATCTTGCCCTAGCCTGGTAGCCTGGCCGCCCCCAACCCAAGCCTTCAACAGAAGCTGTGCTGCCAGGGCAGGCCCATGCCAGCCAGTGCCTGAGGGCAGGAAGGCCTGGCCCTCGAAATCCTGTCCCATGGGACAACGGACACATCACCTGCAACAATCCATTCCCTTTACCCATTTGTCCTTTCGCTACTGGCGGACAGTTGTTCACATTACTCATCTCTTGCCAAATACGGGTCTTCTCCTTGTGGGAGACTAAAGGTGGTAGAACAAGTGGCCTTGGGGCCTGGAGGAAAGATGTTGGAGGTCCTTCCTCCTGGGGAGAGGGAAGATCTAAGCTTCAGGTCTGGGAAATCTATTCAATAAAACTGGCTTTCCCCTGCCTCCACACTAGGTCTGTGCAATCTACTCTACCACAGCACTGCCCCCAGCCTGGAGCAGAGAGGGTAGGCCTGTCTCAAACTCTGCATGGGCTCTGTGAgcaggtctttctttctttttcttttctttctttcttttttttttttttttttttggaggtagggtctctgtagcccaggctgatgtggaattcactctgtagtctcagggtagccttgaactcatgacaatcctcctacctctgcctcccaagtcctgggattaaaggcatgtacctccacACCAGGCAGATCAGTTACCTTTTAGTCCCTGAAAAGTAACAAGAATGTTAATTGTAGCCCTGGGTATGGCATTACTGAGTATTTATACATAAACAGCCCAGATAGGTCCATTTGTATTCCATTGTCCTAACTCAAGAATCAACTTTCAGTTATCTTATGGAGTAGAATCAAGTCACAACAGGGTTAGATGATTTGTTCAGATATCCACACTtatgaaagaggtagagagggttCAAATCCAGGCTGTTGGCAGACCTGCTTTCCAGCCCTGCTGATttactgttttataattttattgactGATACTTAAGAGACAGGGTctgtgtgtagcctaggctgttctCAAATTTGCcgtccaagtgctggaatttggGATGTGGACCAACACGCCTGActagtttattttctataatatgGAGCCGACTTCACATCTGGTGAGTTCAGGATTAAGTGCAAATAGATACAATGTTAGCAGTGAGGGACCCTCAGGAAAGGTGACAGGGCAGACAGCTTGCTGCCAGTACTTAGGCTATAAGGCTGTCTGCACAACCAGCCTTCAGGAGAGTCCTGAGCCTAGGTAATCCCCTAACTGTATGGGAGACAGTAGTCCTGGTTGCTTCCTGCCCACCCACTGGCGTGGGTTAGACAATAGGCAGAGGTGGATAGGCAGCTCAAGAGTGAAAAGGGGACTATGAAAGAAATACTGGACTCAGGAAGGGGGAAGGCAGAGCCCAGACTCCCTGGGCCCCAAGGGGGATCAGGCAGGAAGTAAATACTTGTACCCAGCTAGCTTGTAAACCCAGTGTTCTCAGGGTACACAGAACAGGTACCTGACCTCAGGCAAAGGCAAGTCACACTGTGCTTGGGCTTCTTACTTGTCTGAACCCAGGATCACAAGTGTACCTTTACAACAGGTCACTATTACccttgcaccccccccccccagctaccCAGGCTTGGGGGAAAGAGCTCCCCATGGAGGTAGGTGCACAACTACGATGCTGTGCTTCCGACCTACGTGAACGTGGTGTAGCTGCAGCCAACGCAGG carries:
- the Lrfn4 gene encoding leucine-rich repeat and fibronectin type-III domain-containing protein 4, which encodes MAPPLLLLLLASGAAACPLPCVCQNLSESLSTLCAHRGLLFVPPNVDRRTVELRLADNFIQALGPPDFRNMTGLVDLTLSRNAITRIGARAFGDLESLRSLHLDGNRLVELGSSSLRGPVNLQHLILSGNQLGRIAPGAFDDFLESLEDLDLSYNNLRQVPWAGIGAMPALHTLNLDHNLIDALPPGAFAQLGQLSRLDLTSNRLATLAPDPLFSRGRDAEASPAPLVLSFSGNPLHCNCELLWLRRLARPDDLETCASPPGLAGRYFWAVPEGEFSCEPPLIARHTQRLWVLEGQRATLRCRALGDPAPTMHWVGPDDRLVGNSSRAWAFPNGTLEIGVTGAGDAGDYTCIATNPAGEATARVELRVLALPHGGNTSAEGGRPGPSDIAASARTAAEGEGTLESEPAVQVTEVTATSGLVSWGPGRPADPVWMFQIQYNSSEDETLIYRIVPASSHHFLLKHLVPGADYDLCLLALSPATGPSDLTATRLLGCAHFSTLPATPLCHALQAHVLGGTLTVAVGGVLVAALLVFTVALLVRGRGAGNGRLPLKLSHVQSQTNGGTSPTPKSHPPRSPPPRPQRSCSLDLGDTGGCYGYARRLGGAWARRSHSVHGGLLGAGCRGVGGSTERLEESVV
- the Pc gene encoding pyruvate carboxylase, mitochondrial isoform X2, whose product is MLKFQTVRGGLRLLGVRRSSTAPAASPNVRRLEYKPIKKVMVANRGEIAIRVFRACTELGIRTVAIYSEQDTGQMHRQKADEAYLIGRGLAPVQAYLHIPDIIKVAKENGVDAVHPGYGFLSERADFAQACQDAGVRFIGPSPEVVRKMGDKVEARAIAIAAGVPVVPGTDAPITSLHEAHEFSNTYGFPIIFKAAYGGGGRGMRVVHSYEELEENYTRAYSEALAAFGNGALFVEKFIERPRHIEVQILGDQYGNILHLYERDCSIQRRHQKVVEIAPAAQLDPQLRSRLTSDSVKLAKQVGYENAGTVEFLVDKHGKHYFIEVNSRLQVEHTVTEEITDVDLVHAQIHIAEGRSLPDLGLRQENIRINGCAIQCRVTTEDPARSFQPDTGRIEVFRSGEGMGIRLDNASAFQGAVISPHYDSLLVKVIAHGKDHPTAATKMSRALAEFRVRGVKTNIPFLQNVLNNQQFLSGTVDTQFIDENPELFQLRPAQNRAQKLLHYLGHVMVNGPTTPIPVKANPSPVDPMVPAVPIGPPPPGFRDILLREGPEGFARAVRNHQGLLLMDTTFRDAHQSLLATRVRTHDLKKISPYVAHSFNKLFSIENWGGATFDVAMRFLYECPWRRLQELRELIPNIPFQMLLRGANAVGYTNYPDNVVFKFCEVAKENGMDVFRVFDSLNYLPNMLLGMEAAGNAGGVVEAAISYTGDVADPSRTKYSLQYYTGLAEELVRAGTHILCIKDMAGLLKPAACTMLVSSLRDRFPDLPLHIHTHDTSGAGVAAMLACAQAGADVVDVAADSMSGMTSQPSMGALVACTRGTPLDTEVPLERVFDYSEYWEGARGLYAAFDCTATMKSGNSDVYENEIPGGQYTNLHFQAHSMGLGSKFKEVKKAYVEANQMLGDLIKVTPSSKIVGDLAQFMVQNGLTRADAEAQAEELSFPRSVVEFLQGYIGVPHGGFPEPFRSKVLKDLPRIEGRPGASLPPLNLQALEKELIERHGEEVTPEDVLSAAMYPDVFTQFKDFTATFGPLDSLNTRLFLQGPKIAEEFEVELERGKTLHIKALAVSDLNRAGQRQVFFELNGQLRSILVKDTQAMKEMHFHPKALKDVKGQIGAPMPGKVIDIKVAAGAKVAKGQPLCVLSAMKMETVVTSPMEGTVRKVHVTKDMTLEGDDLILEIE
- the Pc gene encoding pyruvate carboxylase, mitochondrial isoform X1; the protein is MQMLKFQTVRGGLRLLGVRRSSTAPAASPNVRRLEYKPIKKVMVANRGEIAIRVFRACTELGIRTVAIYSEQDTGQMHRQKADEAYLIGRGLAPVQAYLHIPDIIKVAKENGVDAVHPGYGFLSERADFAQACQDAGVRFIGPSPEVVRKMGDKVEARAIAIAAGVPVVPGTDAPITSLHEAHEFSNTYGFPIIFKAAYGGGGRGMRVVHSYEELEENYTRAYSEALAAFGNGALFVEKFIERPRHIEVQILGDQYGNILHLYERDCSIQRRHQKVVEIAPAAQLDPQLRSRLTSDSVKLAKQVGYENAGTVEFLVDKHGKHYFIEVNSRLQVEHTVTEEITDVDLVHAQIHIAEGRSLPDLGLRQENIRINGCAIQCRVTTEDPARSFQPDTGRIEVFRSGEGMGIRLDNASAFQGAVISPHYDSLLVKVIAHGKDHPTAATKMSRALAEFRVRGVKTNIPFLQNVLNNQQFLSGTVDTQFIDENPELFQLRPAQNRAQKLLHYLGHVMVNGPTTPIPVKANPSPVDPMVPAVPIGPPPPGFRDILLREGPEGFARAVRNHQGLLLMDTTFRDAHQSLLATRVRTHDLKKISPYVAHSFNKLFSIENWGGATFDVAMRFLYECPWRRLQELRELIPNIPFQMLLRGANAVGYTNYPDNVVFKFCEVAKENGMDVFRVFDSLNYLPNMLLGMEAAGNAGGVVEAAISYTGDVADPSRTKYSLQYYTGLAEELVRAGTHILCIKDMAGLLKPAACTMLVSSLRDRFPDLPLHIHTHDTSGAGVAAMLACAQAGADVVDVAADSMSGMTSQPSMGALVACTRGTPLDTEVPLERVFDYSEYWEGARGLYAAFDCTATMKSGNSDVYENEIPGGQYTNLHFQAHSMGLGSKFKEVKKAYVEANQMLGDLIKVTPSSKIVGDLAQFMVQNGLTRADAEAQAEELSFPRSVVEFLQGYIGVPHGGFPEPFRSKVLKDLPRIEGRPGASLPPLNLQALEKELIERHGEEVTPEDVLSAAMYPDVFTQFKDFTATFGPLDSLNTRLFLQGPKIAEEFEVELERGKTLHIKALAVSDLNRAGQRQVFFELNGQLRSILVKDTQAMKEMHFHPKALKDVKGQIGAPMPGKVIDIKVAAGAKVAKGQPLCVLSAMKMETVVTSPMEGTVRKVHVTKDMTLEGDDLILEIE